The genomic DNA ACCGCGCGGTCACATCGTGAGGCTCCGTCGCCAACCGTCCTTCCGCCAGGTGCCGCGCCTCCGCGAAATCGCCCTTGCGGAAACAGACCATCGCCAAATGCGTCTGCACGTCGAGATGATCCGGCCGGCGCTCGGCCACTTGCCGGAAATACTGCTCCGCCAGGTCCAGCCGCTCCTGATCTTCATAGATCAGTCCCAAGCTGAACAGCGCCGTGACCTGATCGGCCGCGTGAATCAGAATGTAATTCGTCGTTTCTTTGCCGGGATCATATGCATCCGCCGCGGCGAGATAGCGCTGATAGGACGCAATCGCCTTCGGAAAATCGCGCTGCGCCGCGTGGATGTGTCCGAGTGCAAACAGCGGATCGATGTAATTGGGATCGTACTTTAACGCCCGCTGCGCACATTGCTCGGCGCGCTCAAATTCTTTCAAGAAGAAGTACGCCGAAGTCATCTGGTCGAGCGCCATCAAGTGAATATGCCGTTGGTTCGCATCGTCGGCGTTGGTATTGGCGACGGCGCGGCCCGCGTGATCCAGAATTTGCCGGCACACGTCTTCCGGCGGCGACTGATGTTCGCCGCGCAGCAACTGCGCCAAATTGAAATTGGCGAATGCGTTATTCGGATTCTCCTTGAGTTGCGCCTGCAATAGTTCCTTGCTGCGGGCGATCTTCTTGGTCATCTCGGTCCAGTCGAGCCCGTAACCGTAGTGGATCAGCCGCGCATCGACGCGCAGGATCGGCTCACTCGCCGGCAATCGCAGCTCGTTGTGCACGATCCCCTCGTAACGCAAGTTGAGCTTGCGCCGCCACAACCGTACCGACGGCAAGAAAGAGGTAAACTCGCCGGTGCGCGTATGTTTGTTGTGCACCGAAATCGATAAGATGTTCGTGTCGGGGATACATAGCGCCAGCCGCAACTTGTCCAGGTCCTCGCGCACCATCTCTTCGTCGGCGTCAAGGATGAAGATCCATTCCCCAGTTGCGTAGCTGAGAGACTGGTTGCGATGCAACGAGAAATCGTTCTGCCACGGATGCTGATAGACCTTGGCGCCGAAGCTCTCGGCAATCTCCATCGTCCGGTCGGTCGAACCCGTGTCGACGATGATCATCTCGTCTACGAAATCCTTCACGCTGTTCAGGCACTGCGGTAGGAACTTCTCCTCGTTCTTGACGATCATGCACAGCGACACGCGCTCCGGTCCCGCCAGATCGCGCCCCAGCTTGGCCAGGTCGCGCTTCTCCGTCGCCTGCACCAGCCCGGCGCTGATCGCTCGCCGTTGCCCCGCTCGGTCGCCGCGCCGCCGGCACATCTCGCCCTGCGCGATGTAAAACTCGGCAATGTCCTGGCGACACGCAGTGGCGTGCTCGAGGATCGACTGCGCCAACGGATAATCGGCGCGTTTGGCTGCCGTTTCCGCCGCTGCCACGATCGCATCGCGGCATTCATACAACAGTTGCCCGAACGCGCTGCTCAGCTCCCGTTGCCATTCCGCGCCCGCCGCATACTTGCGCCACAACTGCAGACAATGGACCGACTGCGCAAATGATGCCGCCGTCACGATCTCCAGCCGATCGAGCGACCGCGACGCAGTCTTGGCCGCTCGCAGCGATTCGACTGTTGTCTGCGCTGCGTTCATCCGCCCTTGCCGATAGGCACTCCAGCCGCCGATCACCAGCGCCTGCGCGGTTGTCTCTTCGCCCACCGCCGCCGGCTGGTCGCGCAGCGGTGCGGTCAATTGCACGCACTCGGCGTAGGCGCCGCTGTCATATAACGCAAATACCGCCTCTACCCCGCCGGACAGCACCGGTCGGGCTTGCGGCTGTTCCTGCACCTTGGTCTTCTTGCTCACGCAACTCCCTTCGCCCGGTCGCGGCCAACGACAGTCGCGATCAATTGCTCAATCTTCGCCTGTTGCTGATTCTGCTCGAAATTCTTGAGGATGTGCTCGCGACAGTCGCGTCCCAACTTTCGCCGGTCGGCGCGCTCCAGCTCTTGCAGCAAGCGCACACAGTCTTCCGGCGTCGAGTAAATGTATTGCCGCGGATACAAATATTCCGCCCCCAGCCAATCGTGAATCAGCGGCAGCACCCCGCTGGCCATTCCTTCCGCAATCGAATAGTGGAACGACTCGAACAGCGAAGTCGAAATGACGTAGTCCTTATCGCACAGGTACGCCGGGATATCTTCCACCCAGCCGTCAAACTGCACGGGCAGGTTCAGCCGCGGCAGCAGGTGCGCGAAGTAGACCTGGATGCGCGGATCCTGGTGCTCGCCCGCAATGTGGAACGTATAACCCGGATCGTAGTCGTGGATCGCCTTGAAGCAATACAACAGCAGCGCCGGATTCTTCTTGTAGTTGATGTATCCGATCGAGCAAATCTTCTTCCCGAGCGGCTTGCTCTTTGGAATGTCAAAACGGTCGCAATCTACGCCGTTGAAAATCACCGACTGGGGAATCGTGACCGGCACGTTGAACCCGAGCAAATCCTGCACCGAGCGATTGACAAACACCAGATGATCGACCTTGCTCCACTCCACCTGCCGCGGTAGTTCGGTGAAAACCTCGTAACTGTGCAGGCGGCAGACGATCTTGCACGTCTTCGGCAGCTTCGTCGCCTGGATCAACAATTGATCGCACCATTCGAACCAGGCTAAGTCACACCGTTCCAGCGCCGCGCTCATCTCCTCCGCCGTCGGCGTGGAATAAACCGTTACCTCGTGGTCACGCTTCAGCCGTTCGATCACCGGATCGATGAACATCCGGTGCGTCGCAAAAAACGCCAGCTTCAGCGCCGCCGGCTTGGCCTGCACCGAAGTCTTGTCATCCGTTGCTGGGCCTGCACTCTGCTCTGCCCACGTCATCAATTTCTGATCGCGCCCCCAGCGCCGGGTGTACAGCGCGCAGCCGCGCTCAAAGCTCTCCTGATCGTTGCTGCGCCGGCAAAAATCGAGATAATTCTGGAACAGGCGTTTGCTCGCCGATGGCAGCTTCAGCCCGCGCTCGTACATCAAGCGCGCCGCCGGATCGTTATCCGACTGCTCCTCGAGCACGGCCAGATCATTGATCACGCCGCTGTTTTCCGGCTCCAACAACAGGGCCCGGTGAAGGTACTCCTTCGCTTTCTCAAGCAATTGCTGCTCGGTCGCGACAATCGCCAGATTGTGCAGGATTTCGAGATTCTTGGGATCGAGGTGGTGTGCCTTGAGGAAATGTTTCTCCGCCTGCGGCAGGTCCCCGCTCTGGCGCAGGACGAGCGCGGCGTGGACATGCATCTCCACCGATTGCGGTGCCCGCGCGCACCCCTGCGTCAGCAGCTTGGCGGCGGCTTGATAGTCGCGATTCTGAATCGCATCGGTCGCCTGGTCGAGCAGGCGGGCCAGCTCAGCGCCGGCGGTCTCGGGCTGTACGGGGGACTTTGTCCGAACTTCTGGGCTCATGCAATCTCCTATTTGCACTGCGCGCCGCAGCTCTGATCGGAATCCATCGGATCATGACGGCTGCGACTATGCGATTTGCACCGGCGAGGCCGGCTTCGCGCTGGGCGCCAACTGCTGGCGTTCCAACTGGCGCACGATTGAATGTTGTACCGAGTAGGCGCTGTCGGTCAGCACGATCTGTTTGACTCTGTTGTTCCCGCGATTGATCAGGATCGGGCCCTGCAGGTTGACCGACATCTGCTCGAATTGCTCCGGGATCGTCACGATCACGTAGACCTCGACGTCGCTCGGCTGGGCCACACCGATGTCGGCCACTTCCTTCGCATGGACTACCACTTTGTAATCGGGGAAGAAGATCACCGGACTGACGACGACAAACGCCAATTCCGGCGCGTCGACGCACTGCAACCAGCGGAAGGGGCGGCACTCGGGGACATCGACCAGCACGAACCGTTCGAGACCCTCGAAGCCGAGCAAGCCTTTGGGAACCATCAGCACTTCCTCTTCGCCGATTTCCATCACTCCGAATTGCCGCGTTTGCAGTTCCATTCTTCCTCACTCAATGAAATTCAGAAGCGACGGCTGCAGAATCTTCGCCGCCGAACTGAGCGCCGCCTGATAGGCGTTTTCCTGCATCGCCAGATCGGTGATCAGCTTGGTGATGTCTGCGTCTTCCACTTCCGATAGCAGTTTCGTGTAATTGACTTCGTATTCTTCCAGCCGCGTTAGCGTCGTCTCCATCCGGATCACTTTCGCTCCCGCCGAAGCGCGCTCATTGAGCACCACGTTCAGCGCCGAATCGAGGGTACCGACCAGCTCCGATACCGTCTGGCGGTCGTCGCTGCGC from Candidatus Zixiibacteriota bacterium includes the following:
- a CDS encoding glycosyltransferase gives rise to the protein MSKKTKVQEQPQARPVLSGGVEAVFALYDSGAYAECVQLTAPLRDQPAAVGEETTAQALVIGGWSAYRQGRMNAAQTTVESLRAAKTASRSLDRLEIVTAASFAQSVHCLQLWRKYAAGAEWQRELSSAFGQLLYECRDAIVAAAETAAKRADYPLAQSILEHATACRQDIAEFYIAQGEMCRRRGDRAGQRRAISAGLVQATEKRDLAKLGRDLAGPERVSLCMIVKNEEKFLPQCLNSVKDFVDEMIIVDTGSTDRTMEIAESFGAKVYQHPWQNDFSLHRNQSLSYATGEWIFILDADEEMVREDLDKLRLALCIPDTNILSISVHNKHTRTGEFTSFLPSVRLWRRKLNLRYEGIVHNELRLPASEPILRVDARLIHYGYGLDWTEMTKKIARSKELLQAQLKENPNNAFANFNLAQLLRGEHQSPPEDVCRQILDHAGRAVANTNADDANQRHIHLMALDQMTSAYFFLKEFERAEQCAQRALKYDPNYIDPLFALGHIHAAQRDFPKAIASYQRYLAAADAYDPGKETTNYILIHAADQVTALFSLGLIYEDQERLDLAEQYFRQVAERRPDHLDVQTHLAMVCFRKGDFAEARHLAEGRLATEPHDVTAR
- a CDS encoding glycosyltransferase → MSPEVRTKSPVQPETAGAELARLLDQATDAIQNRDYQAAAKLLTQGCARAPQSVEMHVHAALVLRQSGDLPQAEKHFLKAHHLDPKNLEILHNLAIVATEQQLLEKAKEYLHRALLLEPENSGVINDLAVLEEQSDNDPAARLMYERGLKLPSASKRLFQNYLDFCRRSNDQESFERGCALYTRRWGRDQKLMTWAEQSAGPATDDKTSVQAKPAALKLAFFATHRMFIDPVIERLKRDHEVTVYSTPTAEEMSAALERCDLAWFEWCDQLLIQATKLPKTCKIVCRLHSYEVFTELPRQVEWSKVDHLVFVNRSVQDLLGFNVPVTIPQSVIFNGVDCDRFDIPKSKPLGKKICSIGYINYKKNPALLLYCFKAIHDYDPGYTFHIAGEHQDPRIQVYFAHLLPRLNLPVQFDGWVEDIPAYLCDKDYVISTSLFESFHYSIAEGMASGVLPLIHDWLGAEYLYPRQYIYSTPEDCVRLLQELERADRRKLGRDCREHILKNFEQNQQQAKIEQLIATVVGRDRAKGVA
- a CDS encoding flagellar assembly protein FliW — protein: MELQTRQFGVMEIGEEEVLMVPKGLLGFEGLERFVLVDVPECRPFRWLQCVDAPELAFVVVSPVIFFPDYKVVVHAKEVADIGVAQPSDVEVYVIVTIPEQFEQMSVNLQGPILINRGNNRVKQIVLTDSAYSVQHSIVRQLERQQLAPSAKPASPVQIA